TCAATCAATAATATGGGAATAAGCAATTAGAGAACGAAGAATACTCGGAAATTTTTGAACAGGAGTTTGCAGTGGAAATGGACTTAGTAAATTTAACGGCTAAACTCATTATTGGTTTTGCCTTTCTTTTTATAACTGTTAAAATTGTCGGAAAGAAAATGATGAATCAGATTACACCATTTACGTTCATCTCCTCCATTGTATTCGGTGAATTGTTGGGAAATGGGTTATATGATCATAAGGTTAAAATTAGTAGTATTATTTACTCCATATGTTTATGGGGGTTTTTGTTATTAACTGTAGAGTTTATTGGTCAAAAGTTTCTAAGGTTTCGAAGATTTGTTGAGGGAAAGCCCTCCGCCCTTATAAAGAATGGAATGATTGATCGTGAAGCATTAAGAAAAAGCAGAATGAACATCAATCAATTGCAAAGTTTGCTTCGGCAAAGCGAAACTTTTTCCATTAGGGAGGTGGCATTTTGCTATTTAGAATCAAATGGGTCGATCAGCATTCTAAAAAAAGCAAAATATCAAAAGACTAAACAGAAAGATTTTCAGCTCCCTGATCAAGCAGTGCATGTTCCTGTTACCATTATTAAAGATGGTCAAGTATTTTGGGATGAAATCCATGATTTAGGTTTCGATAACACGTGGCTTACCCAACAACTAGAAATACAAGGCGTTTCAGAGTACAAAGATGTTTTTTTTGCAGAATGGCTTGAAGGTGATGGTCTATTCTTACAACGGATAAACTAATAATTTTTCAATAAAAAAGCTGAAAACTATCATTTGGATTCAACATCGAATAAATTTTTTTGTTTATTTCCAACATGTTCCTTTCTTTTCCCTGCCGCAAATTTTCGAGTCTGCTTTTATAAATATTCCCCGGAATTTGCGGCTGGATCATTTATCATGTTGAAACCAAAATAGGGCATCTATCATTTTCGATCAGATAATTTCGTTAATAGTGCTACCGCATTTGTTGTTCAACTTCACTCTTTAAATACTGTCGATTGTTGTCAGAATATTTATACTTCTTTTGATTGAATACTAGTTTTTGATAATGATATGATTAGAAATGGAATTGGAAGCGTTACCAATTCTGGAGTTTACTAGTTACATAAAAAGGGAGGAAAAACATTTGAGCCAAGTAACAATCAGTGTAAATGAAAATGTTGAAAAATTTTTAACAGGAAAGAAGAAGCTGTATATTGATGGTCAATTTGTTGAAAGTCTCTCTCAAAAAACATTTGATACGTATAATCCTGCAACTGGAGAAGTGCTTGCTGCGGTTTATGAAGCTGGTCCGGAAGATATCGACCGTGCCGTAAAAGCGGCGAGAAAAGCGTTTGATCAAGGTACATGGTCCAAAATGGGCACTGCCGAACGCAGCCGGTTGATGTATAAATTAGCTGATTTAATGGAAGAACACCGTGAAGAGTTGGCTCAATTAGAGACACTGGATAACGGAAAGCCAATCCGCGAAACCTCCGCTGCGGATATTCCGCTATCAATTGAACATATGCGTTATTATGCGGGCTGGGCAACGAAAATCGTTGGACAAACCATTCCAGTCAATGGTCCATACTTTAACTATACTCGTCATGAAGCCGTTGGAGTTGTCGGTCAGATCATTCCATGGAATTTCCCATTGCTAATGGCGATGTGGAAGCTTGGTGCTGCGCTGGCAACAGGTTGTACGGTTGTCTTAAAGCCTGCTGAACAAACACCACTTTCAGCTTTATATTTGGCTGAATTAATAGATAAAGCCGGTTTTCCACCAGGGGTTGTTAATATTGTTCCAGGATTTGGTGAAACTGCAGGTCAGCCGCTCGTGGATCATCCTTTGGTAGATAAAATTGCCTTTACTGGATCTACTGATGTTGGAAAGATGATTATGGAACGCGCTGCAAAAACTCTTAAAAGAGTAACGTTGGAGCTTGGCGGCAAATCACCTAACATTATTTTGCCGGATGCGGATCTTTCTCAAGCCATTCCAGGAGCACTTAACGGGGTAATGTTCAACCAAGGGCAAGTATGTTGTGCTGGTTCTAGGGTCTTTATCCAGAAAAAGCAATTTGATAATGTAGTAGCTGACATGGTCAGCCATGCCCAAAAAATCAAACAAGGTGCCGGATTGCATGCGGATACGGAAATCGGACCGCTCGTTTCTGTTGAGCAGCAAAATCGTGTACTTGGTTATATCGAAAAAGGTCTCCAAGAAGGAGCTGAATTGTTAGTAGGCGGTGAAAAACCGTTCGAAGAAGGCTATTTTGTCTCTCCTACAATCTTTGCCAACGTTCGCGATGAAATGACGATTGCCAAAGAAGAAATCTTTGGGCCTGTTATTACTGCCCTACCGTATGAAGACATTGACGAGCTGATTGATCGCGCAAACAATAGCCAATACGGATTGGCTGCCGGTGTATGGACGAAGGATGTTTCCAAAGCCCATTACATTGCCAGCCGCCTCCGTGCCGGAACTGTTTGGGTCAATTGCTATAATGCCTTTGATGCAGCTTCCCCATTCGGCGGTTTTAAACAATCCGGGCTGGGGCGTGAAATGGGATCTTATGCATTAAACAACTATACAGAAGTGAAGAGTGTTTGGATTTCGGTAAAATAAAATGGAAAGACCATTTGATGGAGTGGCGCACTCCTTTCAAATGGTCTTTTTTATGGCTTCAAAAAATGTCCGGTTACTTCTGTTTTACGCTCCATCCATCGGCAAATGCCTCGCATGCCTAGACTTCCCCGCCTTGTTTCATCATGCTTTTCTCTTAATCACTTGCATACGTTTATTAAACAATGTCGGATAGGAGAGGAACCCAATCATGATGCTGGTGACTACTGCTGTCGTTAGCAACAAAAATAAGATCAGCAATTGAAATTGGACAGCTTGAACAGGGTCAGCGCCAGCAATGATTTGCCCGCTCATCATCCCGGGAAGCTGGACAAGTCCAATAGTTTTCTGACTTTCAACAGTGGGAATTGTGCTTGCTTTGATCGCAGCAATGAGCGAAGACTGGATTGCCTGTTTGGGCGTTCCACCTAAAGATAAGATTAGCTCCGTTTCATCCTGTCGCGCCTCCACTTCTGCAGTAAAACGATTGAGAAATAAAATAGCAAGCACCATCGAATTACCAATCACCATCCCGCTGATCGGTATAATATATTGTGCGGTAGGCGGCGTGATATGGAAGCCAATTAAGATTCCTTGTGTGAGTACCTCAACAAAAAGAAAGGTAACCACCAATTTCCAGGTCATACCTCTTATCGATTTTCCTTTTTTTCTTGCGTTTTGCGTTGCTGCTCCGATCATTAATATCAACATCAACGTGATAAAAAGATAATTCTCTGATGCAAAAACAAATTTTAAAATATAACCGACAACCAATAATTGAATAATGGAACGAATCGTTGCAATGATGGCATCCTTTTCTAAACCTAACTTTAATGTTTTCGATAATAGCAGCGGGATCAGGACAAAAATAAGAGCTAGTGATAATGATACAAAATTCAATCTAACTCCCCCCTTACAAAGCGCTGTACCCTTTCATCCTGAGGATGTTGCAGAATATGGCTTTCCCCAGCTTCGATCACCTCTCCACCCATCATAACCCAAGAAAAGTCACCAATCGAAATGGCTTGCTCTAAGTTATGGGTGATCCAAATGATGGTTGTAGAATATTCCCTATTTATTTTGATGATCAGCTCTTCGATTTCTTGCTGTGAAACCCGATCAAGCGACGAGGTAATTTCATCTAACAATAGAACTTTTGGTTGGTTGACAAGTGTTCGAGCGATCGAAACTTTTTGGCGCTGGCCGCCGGATAAATCTTTCACATGATGATTCAAAAACTTGTCTTCAAGTCCGACCATCTGCAACAGCTCTTTTGCTTTCTCTTCGGGCAGCTGTTCTCCTTTTAGTGTCAATGGCAGCGCCAGGTTTGTCCAAACAGTCCCGCTGACCATTGTGGCGCTTTGAAGCGCAAGCCCAACTTCGCGGCGCAGTGAAAGCGGATCATAGTCCTCGATCGGTTTATCTTTTAGAATAATTTGACCTGTATCTGGTGAGATCAATCCGTTACACAATTTAAATAAGGTGGTCTTCCCTGCTCCGGAAGGACCGACCAAAGTGGTAATTTTCCCTTCATGAAACGAACCTGTTAGATCATTTAAAATCGGATTTTTTCCGTCTGAATAATAGACGTGCTCAAATCTAATCACAGCATTTATGGGCATGTTCATCAGCCCCCTTTTAAATAGAATTTACACCTTTTCCTCCAGCAACGGGATTTTTACTTCCACTCCTAATTGAGTCAGTAAACTACCAAGTATTTCAAGTCCGGATTTAGGGTTCATTTTTGTTTCAAGGTAATAGGTTTCACCTGTAACTATAGATATATAAGTTTGTTTTTGTCTAAAATTCTTATTATCTTGATGGAGCGGTTTTAATGAGAGAGCATACCTTGTACCAGCATCTGTTGAGTCAAGGATCACGCCCCTTTTCACAAACTGATGAAGCGGCAGCTTATGTGCTTCGATCCATCTCAAGCCTTCTTTCCATAAAGCAGGGACACTTTCTCCTCGAATAATTGTTTTACTTTCACCAAGTTTGACATGAATATACAGGGTATCCCATTTTTTGTAGCCTAGGTTTTCTTCAGCCGGATCAAGCCGCTGGTTATCCTTATTTCGTTCCGCTGCTTTTTTCTTTAGCTGTTCGAACAGCTTCTCTACTGTTCCTGTCCCGACATTTTCATACTTAGCCAGAATCACAAGTTCCTTCGGAAGCTGCCCAATGCTATACATTTCATCATTGTTTAATTGGCGAATGAGACTCGGAAAACCGGTAAACTCTTCTATTGTAATCGGCAATTTGGCGAGTTCTTCCGTGACAACGATATGATCAGTTTTGAAAAAGAAAAAGAGTTCTCCAGGCCTTTCTATGATCAGTTTTCTTCGAATTTTTTCCTCTTCAATAAATACTTTTAATTCTTCAAAGAACTGTTCATCATTTTTTACACTGTAGCGCTTTACATGTCTGTGAAGCCCCTCAAGACTGTTCGGTAATTCACTTATGATCCTCGCTTGCTGTTCGGCACCCAGACGGATTAAAAAGGTTTCAGACTTATCAAAGCGCTGGGGTAAAAGGAAGGCATCGCGAAGAAAATATGGGACCTCCAGTTTTTGGCTTTTATATGTAATGGTACGAATCGTGGTGAATCCTGGGATTTCCTGTACTTTTGACGGATAAGTTACTGTCGCTGCTGTTTCTTTACTGGCTGTGCTTTCTTCCAGTTTGGAATTTGGGTTTCTTAATAGTTCCTCCAATGACTTCAATCTGACTTCAATTTCAGTCATATTGTATTTTTGTTCAGTTTTTGGCGCAGGATCTTGATAGCCAGGAACGGTTACATCGACTGGTCCGTACACCTCCACATACCACTTAACTATTTTATATAAAGCCTCCCATGACAATAATGCTTCGGAAAACCGGAATGGACGGGCGTCATGTGCGGCCTGGTTACCAATTTGGCGAACATAGTGAAGGGCATCGCGAATTTCGGGAGTTAAATATCCTTGATCATTCAATAGATCAAGCCGTTCTTTTAAATTTGCTCTTCCTTCCTCGGGCAGTTTTTCTTTGAGGATTACCTGCTGTAAGATATTTTCCACAAAGACTCTTGCATGGGTAAGCATCGTTCGCGGACTAGAATAAATGCTTTTTTCCAGTTCCATCGCTACCAAAGCCAACTCTTTAGAAATAGGTTCAAGAAATTGATAGAAATATTTGTCCATTCTCTCTTCCTCCGGTTCCAAATGACTACTATTATTCTATCATATTAAGACCTTTCAAGGAGGAAAGGTTCGTTGATATTCCTTGTTTTGTACTGTTAAAAACAAGATTCAAATGATAGGATATTTTATGAAAAATAACTGGAAGGAGAATTCCATTGAATTCAATTGTAGTAGTGGTAAAAGGGTTAATTCTACATAATGGTAAAGTTTTAATCGTTAAACGGGCAGCTGAGGATGAAGTCGGCGGCGGCACTTGGGAGTGTGCCGGTGGAAAAATAGAGTTCGGTGAAGAATTAGAAGCGGCGTTAAGACGGGAGATTAAAGAAGAAGTAGGATTAGATGTTACATTTGATCGGATCTTATATGCCACCACTTTTAATACCCATCCATCTAGACAAGTCGTTATTTTAACCTACTTATGTCATGGTGATCATCAGGAAGTTTCTCTATCAAAGGAGCACAGTGCGTATAAATGGACGACGAAGGACCAATTGAGATACCTTTTATCCCCTGGTATTGTCAGTGATTTTGAGAAAAATAAGGTGTTTGATTTGCCAGAGTTGGTATAATTTCTTATGAAACCTCCTTGATTATTCCAATCTATGTAACTTCGACCAATTCTCAAAAACTCTTGATCGCTTTAGCAGAACAG
Above is a genomic segment from Neobacillus endophyticus containing:
- a CDS encoding DUF421 domain-containing protein, producing MDLVNLTAKLIIGFAFLFITVKIVGKKMMNQITPFTFISSIVFGELLGNGLYDHKVKISSIIYSICLWGFLLLTVEFIGQKFLRFRRFVEGKPSALIKNGMIDREALRKSRMNINQLQSLLRQSETFSIREVAFCYLESNGSISILKKAKYQKTKQKDFQLPDQAVHVPVTIIKDGQVFWDEIHDLGFDNTWLTQQLEIQGVSEYKDVFFAEWLEGDGLFLQRIN
- a CDS encoding aldehyde dehydrogenase family protein, whose translation is MSQVTISVNENVEKFLTGKKKLYIDGQFVESLSQKTFDTYNPATGEVLAAVYEAGPEDIDRAVKAARKAFDQGTWSKMGTAERSRLMYKLADLMEEHREELAQLETLDNGKPIRETSAADIPLSIEHMRYYAGWATKIVGQTIPVNGPYFNYTRHEAVGVVGQIIPWNFPLLMAMWKLGAALATGCTVVLKPAEQTPLSALYLAELIDKAGFPPGVVNIVPGFGETAGQPLVDHPLVDKIAFTGSTDVGKMIMERAAKTLKRVTLELGGKSPNIILPDADLSQAIPGALNGVMFNQGQVCCAGSRVFIQKKQFDNVVADMVSHAQKIKQGAGLHADTEIGPLVSVEQQNRVLGYIEKGLQEGAELLVGGEKPFEEGYFVSPTIFANVRDEMTIAKEEIFGPVITALPYEDIDELIDRANNSQYGLAAGVWTKDVSKAHYIASRLRAGTVWVNCYNAFDAASPFGGFKQSGLGREMGSYALNNYTEVKSVWISVK
- a CDS encoding ABC transporter permease, which produces MNFVSLSLALIFVLIPLLLSKTLKLGLEKDAIIATIRSIIQLLVVGYILKFVFASENYLFITLMLILMIGAATQNARKKGKSIRGMTWKLVVTFLFVEVLTQGILIGFHITPPTAQYIIPISGMVIGNSMVLAILFLNRFTAEVEARQDETELILSLGGTPKQAIQSSLIAAIKASTIPTVESQKTIGLVQLPGMMSGQIIAGADPVQAVQFQLLILFLLLTTAVVTSIMIGFLSYPTLFNKRMQVIKRKA
- a CDS encoding ABC transporter ATP-binding protein, whose amino-acid sequence is MNMPINAVIRFEHVYYSDGKNPILNDLTGSFHEGKITTLVGPSGAGKTTLFKLCNGLISPDTGQIILKDKPIEDYDPLSLRREVGLALQSATMVSGTVWTNLALPLTLKGEQLPEEKAKELLQMVGLEDKFLNHHVKDLSGGQRQKVSIARTLVNQPKVLLLDEITSSLDRVSQQEIEELIIKINREYSTTIIWITHNLEQAISIGDFSWVMMGGEVIEAGESHILQHPQDERVQRFVRGELD
- a CDS encoding DUF4145 domain-containing protein, translating into MDKYFYQFLEPISKELALVAMELEKSIYSSPRTMLTHARVFVENILQQVILKEKLPEEGRANLKERLDLLNDQGYLTPEIRDALHYVRQIGNQAAHDARPFRFSEALLSWEALYKIVKWYVEVYGPVDVTVPGYQDPAPKTEQKYNMTEIEVRLKSLEELLRNPNSKLEESTASKETAATVTYPSKVQEIPGFTTIRTITYKSQKLEVPYFLRDAFLLPQRFDKSETFLIRLGAEQQARIISELPNSLEGLHRHVKRYSVKNDEQFFEELKVFIEEEKIRRKLIIERPGELFFFFKTDHIVVTEELAKLPITIEEFTGFPSLIRQLNNDEMYSIGQLPKELVILAKYENVGTGTVEKLFEQLKKKAAERNKDNQRLDPAEENLGYKKWDTLYIHVKLGESKTIIRGESVPALWKEGLRWIEAHKLPLHQFVKRGVILDSTDAGTRYALSLKPLHQDNKNFRQKQTYISIVTGETYYLETKMNPKSGLEILGSLLTQLGVEVKIPLLEEKV
- a CDS encoding NUDIX hydrolase, with translation MNSIVVVVKGLILHNGKVLIVKRAAEDEVGGGTWECAGGKIEFGEELEAALRREIKEEVGLDVTFDRILYATTFNTHPSRQVVILTYLCHGDHQEVSLSKEHSAYKWTTKDQLRYLLSPGIVSDFEKNKVFDLPELV